From a region of the Natator depressus isolate rNatDep1 chromosome 15, rNatDep2.hap1, whole genome shotgun sequence genome:
- the SSH1 gene encoding protein phosphatase Slingshot homolog 1 isoform X1 — protein MALVTLQRSPTPSAASSASASELEVGSDEDRKLNLSLSESFFMVKGAALFLQQGNSPQGQRNLQHPHKNAGDLPQHLQVMINLLRCEDRIKLAVRLESMWTDRVRYMVVVYSSGRQDTEENILLGVDFSSKESKSCTIGMVLRLWSDTKIHLDGDGGFSVSTAGKMHIFKPVSVQAMWSALQILHKACEVARRYNYFPGGMALVWATYYESCISSDQSCINEWNTMQDLESTRPDSPALFVDKPTEGERTERFIKAKLRSIMMSKDLENVTSKEIRNELEKQMNCNLKEFKEFIDNEMLLILGQMDKPSLIFDHLYLGSEWNASNLEELQGSGVYYILNVTREIDNFFPGLFAYHNIRVYDEETTDLLAHWNEAYHFINKAKKNHSKCLVHCKMGVSRSASTVIAYAMKEFGWSLEKAYNYVKQKRSIARPNAGFMKQLLEYEGILDASKQRHNKLWKQQAESNLPQNADDSTGPSDFLLDSLDIDLENRLSDLDAPSQSTYLDNRANMEAGGFHYCFRRLSDSLLENKLPGDREIFFRVEDLERDVLLEQANLLVDQPPPIPPEAVAETMKAKDKVEPLAELRSFCEKEVKKLESSMPKGRSVPSQADPGKESIREENPVERWKRRLSVHKEENLLNRENLNNNNSKRSCPEEFERDAIFGILSKVKPSYQSCTDCMYSSASASAEASGEQCETLNPAAACCSSTICTQPSLLSHVTSNLLDQMPSKSQAEEVIRAKNDVLPPLLQGTSVLGGGTCRSVADQHCNISEKPKDAPKTSVKALLARRNSHCEKSPLNTEVMKEESPSRKDVKPTKDLKYLLFSKDLEKPTTNSYLMQHQESLIQLQKAGLVRKHTKELERLKSVPSESSSLVRESSVSRIDASIPEENQDLALHRGPVSLLGPAPLISEDTENDVEKLEAKHPLQGLSQKTSTPVLCRLEHMSSYTKDFLKTICYTPSSSRSSNLTRSSSSDSIHSVHGKPGLVKQRTQEIETRLRLAGLTVSSPLKRSNSLAKLGCLNLSSEDLSSDIDMSTVMNSKEAKLSESSMLCESQSSLRSVDVSSKLLANSATGNLKSTLWKGKS, from the exons CTTAAGTGAGAGCTTTTTCATGGTGAAAGGAGCAGCGCTTTTCTTACAACAGGGAAACAGTCCACAAGGCCAGCGGAATCTGCAGCATCCTCACAAGAATGCAG GTGACTTGCCCCAGCACCTTCAAGTGATGATCAACCTTCTGCGCTGTGAGGACAGAATCAAATTG GCTGTACGCTTGGAAAGCATGTGGACAGACCGAGTCAGATACATGGTGGTCGTGTATAGCAGTGGGCGGCAAGacacagaagaaaacattttactgGGAGTGGACTTTTCCAGCAAAGAAAG TAAAAGCTGCACTATTGGGATGGTCCTGCGCCTGTGGAGTGATACCAAGATACATCTTGATGGAGATGG TGGATTTAGTGTGAGCACTGCAGGGAAGATGCATATCTTCAAACCAGTTTCTGTACAAGCTATGTG GTCTGCCCTGCAGATCCTCCACAAAGCTTGTGAGGTTGCACGGAGGTACAATTACTTCCCAGGTGGAATGGCTCTGGTCTGGGCCACATACTATGAAAGCTGCATCAGTTCGGACCAGAGTTGCATCAATGAGTGGAACACGATGCAGGACCTGGAGTCGACACGCCCTGATTCTCCAGCATTGTTTGTTGACAA GCCAACTGAGGGGGAAAGAACAGAGCGGTTCATTAAAGCCAAACTCCGAAGTATCATGATGAGCAAAGACCTGGAAAATGTGACCTCCAAGGAA ATACGAAATGAACTGGAGAAGCAGATGAATTGCAACTTGAAAGAATTCAAGGAATTTATAGACAATGAAATGCTGCTTATCCTGGGGCAGATGGACAAACCATCTCTAATTTTTGATCATCTGTATCTG GGGTCTGAGTGGAATGCCTCCAACCTGGAAGAGCTTCAAGGTTCGGG CGTCTACTACATTTTAAATGTCACCAGGGAGATCGATAATTTTTTTCCTGGTCTGTTCGCGTATCATAATATTCGGGTGTACGACGAGGAGACGACAGACCTCCTGGCTCACTGGAATGAGGCATATCATTTCATAAATAAAGCCAA GAAAAATCACTCTAAGTGTCTGGTACACTGCAAAATGGGTGTTAGCCGGTCTGCCTCTACAGTTATAGCTTATGCAATGAAGGAATTTGGCTGGTCTTTGGAAAAAGCCTATAATTACGTGAAGCAAAAACGCAGCATTGCAAGACCAAATGCAGGCTTCATGAAACAGCTGCTGGAATATGAAGGGATTTTAGATGCAAG CAAACAGCGTCATAACAAGCTGTGGAAGCAGCAAGCAGAGAGCAATCTACCCCAGAATGCAGATGATTCTACGGGGCCCAGTGACTTCCTGCTTGATAGCTTAGACATCGATCTAGAAAACCGCCTATCTGACCTGGACGCACCTTCACAGTCCACGTACTTGGACAACAGAGCCAATATGGAGGCCGGGGGGTTTCACTACTGCTTCCGGCGCCTGTCTGACTCGCTGCTGGAGAACAAGCTGCCTGGTGACAGGGAAATATTTTTCCGGGTGGAGGATCTGGAGCGAGACGTACTTTTGGAGCAGGCCAATTTGCTGGTGGATCAGCCTCCCCCAATCCCTCCTGAGGCTgtggcagagacaatgaaggctAAGGACAAAGTGGAAccattggcagagctgagaagTTTCTGTGAGAAGGAAGTGAAGAAGTTGGAGTCCAGCATGCCAAAGGGGAGGAGTGTGCCCAGCCAGGCGGATCCGGGAAAGGAAAGCATCAGGGAGGAAAATCCTGTGGAGAGGTGGAAGCGGCGCTTGTCTGTGCACAAGGAGGAGAACTTACTGAACAGAGAGAACTTGAATAACAACAACAGCAAGAGGAGCTGCCCAGAGGAGTTCGAG CGCGATGCCATATTTGGAATCCTCAGTAAGGTCAAGCCTTCCTACCAGTCATGCACTGACTGCATGTATTCCTCAGCCAGTGCATCCGCTGAAGCCTCTGGGGAGCAGTGTGAAACGCTGAATCCAGCTGCCGCATGCTGCAGTTCTACAATCTGCACTCAGCCTTCGCTCCTCTCCCATGTGACTTCTAACTTGTTGGACCAGATGCCTAGCAAGTCGCAGGCTGAGGAAGTAATCAGGGCTAAAAATGATGTCTTGCCTCCATTGCTGCAGGGAACTAGTGTTTTGGGAGGTGGCACCTGCAGATCTGTGGCGGATCAGCATTGCAATATTTCTGAAAAGCCAAAAGATGCACCAAAAACATCTGTCAAAGCACTGCTTGCCAGGAGAAATTCCCACTGTGAGAAGAGCCCTCTGAATACAGAAGTGATGAAGGAAGAGTCTCCATCCAGAAAAGATGTCAAACCAACGAAGGACCTGAAGTACTTGCTGTTTAGTAAAGATTTGGAAAAGCCAACCACAAACAGTTATTTGATGCAGCATCAAGAATCTCTTATTCAGCTTCAAAAAGCTGGTTTAGTTAGGAAGCATACCAAAGAACTGGAGCGTCTGAAGAGTGTGCCGTCAGAATCCTCGTCACTGGTAAGAGAGAGCTCCGTGAGCAGAATTGATGCTAGTATACCAGAGGAAAACCAAGATTTGGCTTTGCACCGAGGCCCAGTATCTCTTCTGGGTCCAGCACCTTTAATATCCGAAGACACAGAGAATGATGTGGAGAAGTTAGAGGCCAAACACCCCTTACAGGGACTGTCTCAGAAAACCTCCACACCTGTCCTGTGCAGGCTGGAGCACATGAGCAGTTACACAAAGGACTTTCTGAAGACCATATGCTATACGCCATCATCTTCCAGGAGTTCCAACTTGACACGCAGTTCTAGTAGCGACAGCATACACAGTGTGCATGGGAAACCTGGCCTGGTAAAACAACGTACTCAGGAAATCGAAACCAGGCTACGACTTGCTGGTTTGACTGTTTCTTCCCCTCTGAAGAGATCCAATTCTCTTGCCAAGCTAGGGTGTCTTAACTTGTCCTCCGAGGACTTATCGAGTGACATTGACATGTCAACAGTAATGAACTCAAAAGAGGCCAAATTGAGTGAGTCTTCCATGCTTTGCGAGTCACAATCCTCTCTGAGGAGTGTGGACGTAAGCTCCAAACTGCTAGCAAATTCAGCCACAGGAAACTTGAAGAGCACACTTTGGAAGGGCAAAAGTTGA
- the SSH1 gene encoding protein phosphatase Slingshot homolog 1 isoform X3, whose amino-acid sequence MVKGAALFLQQGNSPQGQRNLQHPHKNAGDLPQHLQVMINLLRCEDRIKLAVRLESMWTDRVRYMVVVYSSGRQDTEENILLGVDFSSKERSALQILHKACEVARRYNYFPGGMALVWATYYESCISSDQSCINEWNTMQDLESTRPDSPALFVDKPTEGERTERFIKAKLRSIMMSKDLENVTSKEIRNELEKQMNCNLKEFKEFIDNEMLLILGQMDKPSLIFDHLYLGSEWNASNLEELQGSGVYYILNVTREIDNFFPGLFAYHNIRVYDEETTDLLAHWNEAYHFINKAKKNHSKCLVHCKMGVSRSASTVIAYAMKEFGWSLEKAYNYVKQKRSIARPNAGFMKQLLEYEGILDASKQRHNKLWKQQAESNLPQNADDSTGPSDFLLDSLDIDLENRLSDLDAPSQSTYLDNRANMEAGGFHYCFRRLSDSLLENKLPGDREIFFRVEDLERDVLLEQANLLVDQPPPIPPEAVAETMKAKDKVEPLAELRSFCEKEVKKLESSMPKGRSVPSQADPGKESIREENPVERWKRRLSVHKEENLLNRENLNNNNSKRSCPEEFERDAIFGILSKVKPSYQSCTDCMYSSASASAEASGEQCETLNPAAACCSSTICTQPSLLSHVTSNLLDQMPSKSQAEEVIRAKNDVLPPLLQGTSVLGGGTCRSVADQHCNISEKPKDAPKTSVKALLARRNSHCEKSPLNTEVMKEESPSRKDVKPTKDLKYLLFSKDLEKPTTNSYLMQHQESLIQLQKAGLVRKHTKELERLKSVPSESSSLVRESSVSRIDASIPEENQDLALHRGPVSLLGPAPLISEDTENDVEKLEAKHPLQGLSQKTSTPVLCRLEHMSSYTKDFLKTICYTPSSSRSSNLTRSSSSDSIHSVHGKPGLVKQRTQEIETRLRLAGLTVSSPLKRSNSLAKLGCLNLSSEDLSSDIDMSTVMNSKEAKLSESSMLCESQSSLRSVDVSSKLLANSATGNLKSTLWKGKS is encoded by the exons ATGGTGAAAGGAGCAGCGCTTTTCTTACAACAGGGAAACAGTCCACAAGGCCAGCGGAATCTGCAGCATCCTCACAAGAATGCAG GTGACTTGCCCCAGCACCTTCAAGTGATGATCAACCTTCTGCGCTGTGAGGACAGAATCAAATTG GCTGTACGCTTGGAAAGCATGTGGACAGACCGAGTCAGATACATGGTGGTCGTGTATAGCAGTGGGCGGCAAGacacagaagaaaacattttactgGGAGTGGACTTTTCCAGCAAAGAAAG GTCTGCCCTGCAGATCCTCCACAAAGCTTGTGAGGTTGCACGGAGGTACAATTACTTCCCAGGTGGAATGGCTCTGGTCTGGGCCACATACTATGAAAGCTGCATCAGTTCGGACCAGAGTTGCATCAATGAGTGGAACACGATGCAGGACCTGGAGTCGACACGCCCTGATTCTCCAGCATTGTTTGTTGACAA GCCAACTGAGGGGGAAAGAACAGAGCGGTTCATTAAAGCCAAACTCCGAAGTATCATGATGAGCAAAGACCTGGAAAATGTGACCTCCAAGGAA ATACGAAATGAACTGGAGAAGCAGATGAATTGCAACTTGAAAGAATTCAAGGAATTTATAGACAATGAAATGCTGCTTATCCTGGGGCAGATGGACAAACCATCTCTAATTTTTGATCATCTGTATCTG GGGTCTGAGTGGAATGCCTCCAACCTGGAAGAGCTTCAAGGTTCGGG CGTCTACTACATTTTAAATGTCACCAGGGAGATCGATAATTTTTTTCCTGGTCTGTTCGCGTATCATAATATTCGGGTGTACGACGAGGAGACGACAGACCTCCTGGCTCACTGGAATGAGGCATATCATTTCATAAATAAAGCCAA GAAAAATCACTCTAAGTGTCTGGTACACTGCAAAATGGGTGTTAGCCGGTCTGCCTCTACAGTTATAGCTTATGCAATGAAGGAATTTGGCTGGTCTTTGGAAAAAGCCTATAATTACGTGAAGCAAAAACGCAGCATTGCAAGACCAAATGCAGGCTTCATGAAACAGCTGCTGGAATATGAAGGGATTTTAGATGCAAG CAAACAGCGTCATAACAAGCTGTGGAAGCAGCAAGCAGAGAGCAATCTACCCCAGAATGCAGATGATTCTACGGGGCCCAGTGACTTCCTGCTTGATAGCTTAGACATCGATCTAGAAAACCGCCTATCTGACCTGGACGCACCTTCACAGTCCACGTACTTGGACAACAGAGCCAATATGGAGGCCGGGGGGTTTCACTACTGCTTCCGGCGCCTGTCTGACTCGCTGCTGGAGAACAAGCTGCCTGGTGACAGGGAAATATTTTTCCGGGTGGAGGATCTGGAGCGAGACGTACTTTTGGAGCAGGCCAATTTGCTGGTGGATCAGCCTCCCCCAATCCCTCCTGAGGCTgtggcagagacaatgaaggctAAGGACAAAGTGGAAccattggcagagctgagaagTTTCTGTGAGAAGGAAGTGAAGAAGTTGGAGTCCAGCATGCCAAAGGGGAGGAGTGTGCCCAGCCAGGCGGATCCGGGAAAGGAAAGCATCAGGGAGGAAAATCCTGTGGAGAGGTGGAAGCGGCGCTTGTCTGTGCACAAGGAGGAGAACTTACTGAACAGAGAGAACTTGAATAACAACAACAGCAAGAGGAGCTGCCCAGAGGAGTTCGAG CGCGATGCCATATTTGGAATCCTCAGTAAGGTCAAGCCTTCCTACCAGTCATGCACTGACTGCATGTATTCCTCAGCCAGTGCATCCGCTGAAGCCTCTGGGGAGCAGTGTGAAACGCTGAATCCAGCTGCCGCATGCTGCAGTTCTACAATCTGCACTCAGCCTTCGCTCCTCTCCCATGTGACTTCTAACTTGTTGGACCAGATGCCTAGCAAGTCGCAGGCTGAGGAAGTAATCAGGGCTAAAAATGATGTCTTGCCTCCATTGCTGCAGGGAACTAGTGTTTTGGGAGGTGGCACCTGCAGATCTGTGGCGGATCAGCATTGCAATATTTCTGAAAAGCCAAAAGATGCACCAAAAACATCTGTCAAAGCACTGCTTGCCAGGAGAAATTCCCACTGTGAGAAGAGCCCTCTGAATACAGAAGTGATGAAGGAAGAGTCTCCATCCAGAAAAGATGTCAAACCAACGAAGGACCTGAAGTACTTGCTGTTTAGTAAAGATTTGGAAAAGCCAACCACAAACAGTTATTTGATGCAGCATCAAGAATCTCTTATTCAGCTTCAAAAAGCTGGTTTAGTTAGGAAGCATACCAAAGAACTGGAGCGTCTGAAGAGTGTGCCGTCAGAATCCTCGTCACTGGTAAGAGAGAGCTCCGTGAGCAGAATTGATGCTAGTATACCAGAGGAAAACCAAGATTTGGCTTTGCACCGAGGCCCAGTATCTCTTCTGGGTCCAGCACCTTTAATATCCGAAGACACAGAGAATGATGTGGAGAAGTTAGAGGCCAAACACCCCTTACAGGGACTGTCTCAGAAAACCTCCACACCTGTCCTGTGCAGGCTGGAGCACATGAGCAGTTACACAAAGGACTTTCTGAAGACCATATGCTATACGCCATCATCTTCCAGGAGTTCCAACTTGACACGCAGTTCTAGTAGCGACAGCATACACAGTGTGCATGGGAAACCTGGCCTGGTAAAACAACGTACTCAGGAAATCGAAACCAGGCTACGACTTGCTGGTTTGACTGTTTCTTCCCCTCTGAAGAGATCCAATTCTCTTGCCAAGCTAGGGTGTCTTAACTTGTCCTCCGAGGACTTATCGAGTGACATTGACATGTCAACAGTAATGAACTCAAAAGAGGCCAAATTGAGTGAGTCTTCCATGCTTTGCGAGTCACAATCCTCTCTGAGGAGTGTGGACGTAAGCTCCAAACTGCTAGCAAATTCAGCCACAGGAAACTTGAAGAGCACACTTTGGAAGGGCAAAAGTTGA
- the SSH1 gene encoding protein phosphatase Slingshot homolog 1 isoform X2: MVKGAALFLQQGNSPQGQRNLQHPHKNAGDLPQHLQVMINLLRCEDRIKLAVRLESMWTDRVRYMVVVYSSGRQDTEENILLGVDFSSKESKSCTIGMVLRLWSDTKIHLDGDGGFSVSTAGKMHIFKPVSVQAMWSALQILHKACEVARRYNYFPGGMALVWATYYESCISSDQSCINEWNTMQDLESTRPDSPALFVDKPTEGERTERFIKAKLRSIMMSKDLENVTSKEIRNELEKQMNCNLKEFKEFIDNEMLLILGQMDKPSLIFDHLYLGSEWNASNLEELQGSGVYYILNVTREIDNFFPGLFAYHNIRVYDEETTDLLAHWNEAYHFINKAKKNHSKCLVHCKMGVSRSASTVIAYAMKEFGWSLEKAYNYVKQKRSIARPNAGFMKQLLEYEGILDASKQRHNKLWKQQAESNLPQNADDSTGPSDFLLDSLDIDLENRLSDLDAPSQSTYLDNRANMEAGGFHYCFRRLSDSLLENKLPGDREIFFRVEDLERDVLLEQANLLVDQPPPIPPEAVAETMKAKDKVEPLAELRSFCEKEVKKLESSMPKGRSVPSQADPGKESIREENPVERWKRRLSVHKEENLLNRENLNNNNSKRSCPEEFERDAIFGILSKVKPSYQSCTDCMYSSASASAEASGEQCETLNPAAACCSSTICTQPSLLSHVTSNLLDQMPSKSQAEEVIRAKNDVLPPLLQGTSVLGGGTCRSVADQHCNISEKPKDAPKTSVKALLARRNSHCEKSPLNTEVMKEESPSRKDVKPTKDLKYLLFSKDLEKPTTNSYLMQHQESLIQLQKAGLVRKHTKELERLKSVPSESSSLVRESSVSRIDASIPEENQDLALHRGPVSLLGPAPLISEDTENDVEKLEAKHPLQGLSQKTSTPVLCRLEHMSSYTKDFLKTICYTPSSSRSSNLTRSSSSDSIHSVHGKPGLVKQRTQEIETRLRLAGLTVSSPLKRSNSLAKLGCLNLSSEDLSSDIDMSTVMNSKEAKLSESSMLCESQSSLRSVDVSSKLLANSATGNLKSTLWKGKS, translated from the exons ATGGTGAAAGGAGCAGCGCTTTTCTTACAACAGGGAAACAGTCCACAAGGCCAGCGGAATCTGCAGCATCCTCACAAGAATGCAG GTGACTTGCCCCAGCACCTTCAAGTGATGATCAACCTTCTGCGCTGTGAGGACAGAATCAAATTG GCTGTACGCTTGGAAAGCATGTGGACAGACCGAGTCAGATACATGGTGGTCGTGTATAGCAGTGGGCGGCAAGacacagaagaaaacattttactgGGAGTGGACTTTTCCAGCAAAGAAAG TAAAAGCTGCACTATTGGGATGGTCCTGCGCCTGTGGAGTGATACCAAGATACATCTTGATGGAGATGG TGGATTTAGTGTGAGCACTGCAGGGAAGATGCATATCTTCAAACCAGTTTCTGTACAAGCTATGTG GTCTGCCCTGCAGATCCTCCACAAAGCTTGTGAGGTTGCACGGAGGTACAATTACTTCCCAGGTGGAATGGCTCTGGTCTGGGCCACATACTATGAAAGCTGCATCAGTTCGGACCAGAGTTGCATCAATGAGTGGAACACGATGCAGGACCTGGAGTCGACACGCCCTGATTCTCCAGCATTGTTTGTTGACAA GCCAACTGAGGGGGAAAGAACAGAGCGGTTCATTAAAGCCAAACTCCGAAGTATCATGATGAGCAAAGACCTGGAAAATGTGACCTCCAAGGAA ATACGAAATGAACTGGAGAAGCAGATGAATTGCAACTTGAAAGAATTCAAGGAATTTATAGACAATGAAATGCTGCTTATCCTGGGGCAGATGGACAAACCATCTCTAATTTTTGATCATCTGTATCTG GGGTCTGAGTGGAATGCCTCCAACCTGGAAGAGCTTCAAGGTTCGGG CGTCTACTACATTTTAAATGTCACCAGGGAGATCGATAATTTTTTTCCTGGTCTGTTCGCGTATCATAATATTCGGGTGTACGACGAGGAGACGACAGACCTCCTGGCTCACTGGAATGAGGCATATCATTTCATAAATAAAGCCAA GAAAAATCACTCTAAGTGTCTGGTACACTGCAAAATGGGTGTTAGCCGGTCTGCCTCTACAGTTATAGCTTATGCAATGAAGGAATTTGGCTGGTCTTTGGAAAAAGCCTATAATTACGTGAAGCAAAAACGCAGCATTGCAAGACCAAATGCAGGCTTCATGAAACAGCTGCTGGAATATGAAGGGATTTTAGATGCAAG CAAACAGCGTCATAACAAGCTGTGGAAGCAGCAAGCAGAGAGCAATCTACCCCAGAATGCAGATGATTCTACGGGGCCCAGTGACTTCCTGCTTGATAGCTTAGACATCGATCTAGAAAACCGCCTATCTGACCTGGACGCACCTTCACAGTCCACGTACTTGGACAACAGAGCCAATATGGAGGCCGGGGGGTTTCACTACTGCTTCCGGCGCCTGTCTGACTCGCTGCTGGAGAACAAGCTGCCTGGTGACAGGGAAATATTTTTCCGGGTGGAGGATCTGGAGCGAGACGTACTTTTGGAGCAGGCCAATTTGCTGGTGGATCAGCCTCCCCCAATCCCTCCTGAGGCTgtggcagagacaatgaaggctAAGGACAAAGTGGAAccattggcagagctgagaagTTTCTGTGAGAAGGAAGTGAAGAAGTTGGAGTCCAGCATGCCAAAGGGGAGGAGTGTGCCCAGCCAGGCGGATCCGGGAAAGGAAAGCATCAGGGAGGAAAATCCTGTGGAGAGGTGGAAGCGGCGCTTGTCTGTGCACAAGGAGGAGAACTTACTGAACAGAGAGAACTTGAATAACAACAACAGCAAGAGGAGCTGCCCAGAGGAGTTCGAG CGCGATGCCATATTTGGAATCCTCAGTAAGGTCAAGCCTTCCTACCAGTCATGCACTGACTGCATGTATTCCTCAGCCAGTGCATCCGCTGAAGCCTCTGGGGAGCAGTGTGAAACGCTGAATCCAGCTGCCGCATGCTGCAGTTCTACAATCTGCACTCAGCCTTCGCTCCTCTCCCATGTGACTTCTAACTTGTTGGACCAGATGCCTAGCAAGTCGCAGGCTGAGGAAGTAATCAGGGCTAAAAATGATGTCTTGCCTCCATTGCTGCAGGGAACTAGTGTTTTGGGAGGTGGCACCTGCAGATCTGTGGCGGATCAGCATTGCAATATTTCTGAAAAGCCAAAAGATGCACCAAAAACATCTGTCAAAGCACTGCTTGCCAGGAGAAATTCCCACTGTGAGAAGAGCCCTCTGAATACAGAAGTGATGAAGGAAGAGTCTCCATCCAGAAAAGATGTCAAACCAACGAAGGACCTGAAGTACTTGCTGTTTAGTAAAGATTTGGAAAAGCCAACCACAAACAGTTATTTGATGCAGCATCAAGAATCTCTTATTCAGCTTCAAAAAGCTGGTTTAGTTAGGAAGCATACCAAAGAACTGGAGCGTCTGAAGAGTGTGCCGTCAGAATCCTCGTCACTGGTAAGAGAGAGCTCCGTGAGCAGAATTGATGCTAGTATACCAGAGGAAAACCAAGATTTGGCTTTGCACCGAGGCCCAGTATCTCTTCTGGGTCCAGCACCTTTAATATCCGAAGACACAGAGAATGATGTGGAGAAGTTAGAGGCCAAACACCCCTTACAGGGACTGTCTCAGAAAACCTCCACACCTGTCCTGTGCAGGCTGGAGCACATGAGCAGTTACACAAAGGACTTTCTGAAGACCATATGCTATACGCCATCATCTTCCAGGAGTTCCAACTTGACACGCAGTTCTAGTAGCGACAGCATACACAGTGTGCATGGGAAACCTGGCCTGGTAAAACAACGTACTCAGGAAATCGAAACCAGGCTACGACTTGCTGGTTTGACTGTTTCTTCCCCTCTGAAGAGATCCAATTCTCTTGCCAAGCTAGGGTGTCTTAACTTGTCCTCCGAGGACTTATCGAGTGACATTGACATGTCAACAGTAATGAACTCAAAAGAGGCCAAATTGAGTGAGTCTTCCATGCTTTGCGAGTCACAATCCTCTCTGAGGAGTGTGGACGTAAGCTCCAAACTGCTAGCAAATTCAGCCACAGGAAACTTGAAGAGCACACTTTGGAAGGGCAAAAGTTGA